A window of Fusarium fujikuroi IMI 58289 draft genome, chromosome FFUJ_chr10 genomic DNA:
TATATAGAGTACAATTTTAAAAGCTCTACCAACCAATCATAAGTCGTTGCGGGCGAATGGTTTAGTGGTATAATACTCCCTTAGCATAATTCATCAGAATAATCTGGGAGTGgtccagggttcgattccctgttcGTCCAAGATAGGTGGTTTAATTCCACTGTTATCCGCTTCTTTTGCATTTTTGCCAATTGGCAATAATTAAGTTTTGAAACCCAAGAGAAGAATTCTTTCTAAAAGCTGGCCTGGATATTCGTCTTATAACTGAGAGTAGTGGCTTGTTGCTTGCTTTTAGTTTATTCTATCTCTGTGCTGCCGGGTAAGTTCTTCAATTTCGACCATCTAGGCACCTACTACTGTACAGGATAAAATCATTACAGCAGGCTTTGTGTACAATAGTTCGCTGGAACAAATACTCCAGCTTATCAAGAAACACTTCATATCCTACTCTGTGCTCCCTTTGTATTCAAGTTCATTTTCTTAATGTCATGTTTGGtggccaagcttgagtcCAGTTTAAGACAAAATGAGCCTCATGATTGGAGCGCATCGAGTTTTAAGCTTACAATTAAGACTCCCAGGGGCCAACCCAATAGGATAACCTCACCATTTCCACGGTATCATTCCGCGTACTTAATATACCTGAAGCTACGTCACAAACAGGCAAAAGATCACCTCAAAGTCCGTATTCCTCTCTTCCAAACCAAGGTCTAAGCCATTTTCGGAGCTACCCTCTCCGTCGACCCAATCAAGCAAAAGCGCGTCAAGTTGTTCCCCGCACAAAAACATGTTCACGCGGGGACCCCACAAACCGCAACGAGCAGGGGGATCAACGGCTTATTATCCCAGAGAAGGAGGTCATGACACCATGCAGGATTTACCGCGCCATTGAGATGCTGCCGCTGGGGAGAAACTTCGTGACATTGTGGCCTGCATGGTCGGTAGATATCCCGAACTTGATCGCCAAGACTATGGGTGACGAGCTGAGAGAGCTGCCGAGGCAGGAATGTGAATATGTGAAATGCTATAAGAAGTGCTGAGGATCGCTGGGaacgagagaagagacagtAGCATCCTCGTCTGTACCTCATACAAATCATGCGCTTCCAATCTCTTCTCTGGGGAGGACTCTTGAGTCTCTCTGCAGTCCTCGCTGCTCCTACTGCAAACCAAGAGCCTCCTACACCAGCCAAGCGTGCTGTTCCTACTTCAACATTCTCCAATAATGTCATCTTCTCTCCCCCTTCCAACGCTGGCTGGACAGACCCTCGCGTTCTCTATGCCCGGTCCATCCAACTCTCGGACGGCTCTCTGCTTGCAACCTGGGAGAACTACTCCCCGGAGCCCCCGCTGGTTTACTTCCCCATCTACCGTTCTACAGATGGCGGTGTCAAGTGGACTCAGATCGGAAAGGTCCAGGATACAGTTAACAATTGGGGATTGAGATACCAGCCAGACCTTTATGAGCTTCCAAGAGCAATTGGAAAGTATCCTAAGGGAACTATCCTTTGCACAGGAAACAGCATTCCTACTGATCTGagcaagaccaagattgATGTATATGCTAGCACTGATGGTGGAAAGAGCTGGAAGTTTGCTAGCAGCATTGCTTCGGGCGGCGAAGCTCGTCCCAATAACGGCCTCACACCAGTCTGGGAGCCTCACATGATGTAAGACCCCTTCCTCTACTCCTCAAAGAATCTGTGCTAACTTAAAACCAGGGTCTATCAGGACAAGCTCGTTTGCTACTACGCTGACCAGCGTGATCCCAAGCACGGCCAGAAGCTCTCTCACCAAACCACCACTGATCTCGTCAGCTGGTCTTCCCTTGTCAACGACGTCGCTGATAGCAACTACAACGCCCGTCCCGGTATGCCAGGAATCACTCTCCTTCCCAACGGCCAGTACATCTTTGTCTACGAGACCTGCGGTACGCAAGGCTGCAGAATATTCTACCGTCTCACCTCCAAccctctcaacatcctcgccGCCAAGGAGTATGCTCTGGTTAGCAACAAGGGCACCCGCCCCGTAAGCTCTCCTACCGTTGTCTGGAGTTCGGTTGGAGGAGCCAACGGAAGTATCATCGTCAGTGCTGGAAGCCAGTCTCAGATCTTTGTCAACAAGAATCTCGGTGCTGAGAACTCTTGGGTCGAATTTGCTACTCCTCAGCCTAATGCGTATACTCGCGGACTTATGATATTCAAGGAGAACGATAACTTCTTGGCTATCATTGGAGGCGGGTGGTTGCCCCCTAGCAGCACCAACCAAGTTAGCCTGAGCGTTatagacttgaagaagaccgGACTGTAGAATATCGCGTTAAACTATAGAAGTATAGAACCATCAACTGCCTTGCCCTTTTTCGAGATTGGAGAAGTAACATGATGAAAGCAAAAGTTAATGAGCCTGCTGCTCTCCTTTCTCGCTGATCCCCTCCTTGTGACTTGACTGTAGTCCTTCCATGATGATTCTAGTcgcttcctcctctttgTCGTATGACGGAACCTTTTCACTGATGCCAGTGTCATATTTCATCCTGCTCTCAACAGTGTAACTCAACCATTCAAAAGCCTCGAACAGCCCTTTGCCAGTCTTAGTGCTCGATGCAAACACTGCCTGTAGCATTGTTAGCTCATGCCGCACCAGTACTCTGAGCCACTCACATGTGGCGTATTAACTaaaggcgatgaagaatCATCGACATAGAATCCCTTTATCTGCTCTGCTGTACGAGCGTTCTATGGAATGTTTCAGCATAAGGTTCTTTTTGAAGGTCAAGCCACATACACTCTCATCTTGCTTATTTGCTAGAATCAACACAGGGATGTCGTTGCGCAATCCGTCTTGGTGGCGCACAGCTCGGAAAAGttcttctcttgcttctATAAGGCGGTCGTGATCAGCCGAGTCGTCGACCCATACAAGTGCATCGCAGTGCCTGATGAACGACCTCTCCATTCTGAAATATGGCTCAGGCCTGCCACCACCGAGATCAATGGTTTGGAATGTGACATTGCCGCATCTTAAGACTTCAACCTGATGGGCAATCATGCCCACGACGatagatatatctttttCATTGGTTATCAAATGAGAGCGCAAGAGAGTTGATTTGCCAGCCTCGTCAAGTCTGCTAAGGAGGATACGGTGGTGGCCTGGAAGGGTACTGAATAAGCTTGTGATTGGCGTGCCTGAGGACGGTCTCATAAGACCAATCGAGGCGAGGAAGTCGCGGGCGTATGTGATTAGGTTTTCCATGATTGTAGCAACTGAGTGGTTTGAGTGTGTCAAAACATGACTCACGACGGAAGAGGCTTATATGAGTTCTCAAATTGTTGCCCGGAGGAGCTGCCCAGGGAGTCCGAATATGAACACGTAGCGCTTGGGAAGCGGCCACTCAAAGCCAGCAAAAAACCTTCTCTCTACAAACAGTGGAAATATTTCATTATTGATAGTGGAATTTGTCTTCAAGCAGCATTTTCTCGATTGAGATAAGGGGAGTAGTCAGAACAGACAATAACTAGCCATTCAAAGCCAAACCTAATTACCGTAAGTAAAACGGCACACTAAAAACACGGAATCTCATTCCAAGGTCCGCAAAAGTCAATGGTTGGCAACAGTGAAGGCTGCCTAAAGCTGTGTAACATGAGTCGCAGTGAATCATCTCAGTTGGTGACTCATGAAGGCTTCATTCACATTTGGTTTGGTGGCGGGGTGATTGGTTATGACGAAAGCTCATGATTACTCAGCGATTTTATCATCTGCCCCGCCCCGCTCTACTAAAATACTCAACAACCTTACCTCACCTCAAACGAGGTTTCACCACGAACTTACTCCAATAATCAACACTTTCCGAGACCGAGCCACATCTCGTCATCATGTTCAAGCGCAAACCCGACATCAGAAACCTCGCGCCTTTGCGCTCCTCAGATCGAAGAAAGCTCGCCGATCAAATCATCCGCGACTATCAAGTCTCTATCCCAGAGTCCGGCGACGATGCCTCAGCAGGGACACAATCACAAACGGCACTGCGTAACTCACTTCTACCAGAGTCGACTTCGTCAGCTCGTTTCATCACACCAACTGAGCAAGGAACCGTGTACATAGGTGCACATCCAGACCAGGATGAGAGAGTCCTCTGGTTTCAGACTGGAAAGAATCCCCGCCTGATACCAACAGTGTACACTTTGTGGCGCAATCCTAACCTCATTCCACTTCTGCATACGCCCGATTTTGtggttgaggagaagctgaagcatgGCGCCGACTTGATGGTTCCTGGGCTGGTGAAAGCTAGAGGCACCAGCTGGGATTCACGAGCGAGCACTGGTGCTGTTGTGGCTGTCGCAGGAATGCAGAATGATACAGTGCCTGTCTGGATTGGGACATGTCAAATAGATGTGCGAAACCTTCCAGACGATGTACGAGGTCAGAAGGGTGCAGCAATCAAGGCCCTTCACTgggttggtgatgagtgctggagctggaagcAACTTGGCAGTGGCGGAATCGACCCGCCTCCAAGCTTGGACGGTTGGGCCGGCTTAGCAGCAGGGTTGGCCACTCAAGCTAACAAACTGTCGCTGGAGGAAGAGACTCAGCCAGCAGAGTCGGCACCGGCTGCTCAAGACTCACAAGCCGCTGAGGCTCAAGAAGGTgatgaggccgaggaggagcaCGAACCGACGACCAAAGAAATCGACGACACCTTCCATCAAGCCTTCCTGTTCGCAGTCCACAAAGCCAAAGAATCTGGCTCTCCGCCACATTTCGGCTTACAGTTCCCTCTTCAGCCGTCTTTCATCATCGCAAACATGGTTCAGCCCAACCTCCGATACCAAAACCCAAAGTActacaacatcaagaagacgTCATGGAAGAACGCCAAAAAGTtcatcaagcatcttgaTAAAGAACTGATTGTCAAGTCAAAGGACAGAAACGGTGGAGAGACCGTCATTCTGGacattgactttgatgatcgGCAGGTATTGAGTTTCCGGCCATATCGATTGCCGCCACCGAAGACTACAGGTGGAGATGTGTCAACGTCAGATGTCGGGCAAGCCTCAGGGTCGAGTTCATCTGCCGGGCAGAAGGTCAACATCCAGATGGTATATCGCGTATCTTCAAAGCTCGTCCCGACACTTGTCCCCTCCAAGACAGACTTCTACACCTCGCAGGAGATCTCAGCAGCTATCAAGTCGTATATCGACCAACATCCGGAATTGGGAGGCCAAGGCAACTCCAGCGTCAAGCTCAACCCATTTCTCGCCAATGACATCCTAGGGAACAAACCGTCTGATGAAGACGTCAGTTTCCTTGCCGCAGGAAGGATCCCTCGAAGTACTCTCCAAAAGCGAGTAATTGAGGATACCCATCTCTGCCAGCCCTTCCACATCATCTCACACGGCGCTCCCTCACCCGACCAGAAGCCAAAGTCTGGATTACCACCTCGGATCCTAATAACAATCGAGAAGCGAACCGGCACGAAGGTCGTCACCAAAATTTCCAACCTAGagcccttcttcatcgatcCTGTGGTCCTTGCGCCAGAGTTACAGAAGAAGTGTGCGGGTTCTGCGAGCGTAGGCCAAGTTGCTGGTGCGAAGCCTGGATTGATGGAAGTTGTCGTTCAAGGCGATCAGAGGAAGATTCTCGCCAAGGATATTTTGGCGAACAAGGGCATTGATGCGAAGTGGGTGGATGTTGTGGACAAgacaaagcccaagaagaagaagtagatGAGAGTCAAGAATGAGCTTGAAGTCATCGCCATTTCACCAAAACAGAGTCTGCAAGATATCCTAGGATGATTTCATAGGGGGCTCGATGGCACATGAATAGACCTCAGGCAGACAAATAGTTGTAGTAATGACAAAACGCATTCTGGAAAAAGCTATGTTGCTATGGTGTCCTATCCGTTTCCATAAAAGCACAGACATTGTGAGAGCGCATTCGACGTTTTCATGGAACTTGGTCGGGGTCGCAGGTTGCAATACATCCAGTTATTGACCTCTATCCCTGGGCCTTGATCTCGTTGGAAGAATCTGAGGAAGACTATTGGATATCGGCTATGTTCACGTGCAGCCGCTAGACTGTTAGGCCGCATGAAGCAGCAGAATCGGGTTGTCACTCTTCACCGTCTCACCCGGCATGTCACCTAAATGATTTGCCAATCTCTGCAGCCCTCTTCGATGTCTTGTTTTCTCAACTTGATCCATACTATTGTTTCTTTCTCTGACCACTGGTATGCTGTCTCAAAGTGGAGGCGGGGTTAGCAGCCTGAAAGACCTAGATATTGAACATCTCAGTTCATTCGAGCGTGCTTTGCGACGTATACTGGAGACGGATATAGCAGAGCAGACATATGCAGAAATTCTTGACGGTTTGCCATTAAGTGACTCGTATTTGTCTTTCCAGTTTCCGCAAGACGGGCATCCTGCACTTGAACACGAGGAATTTTCGGAGGGTGCTCGGGAAAGAGTCCTTGAATTTCGATCAAACCTTGATTTCTCGTCGCTGTTGTTTGAGACTTCTGTGAGTACAGCAGTCTTCGGTTATTCCTGGTGATATTGTGACTGACACGCCCGAAGTTGGTCGAAGCTTTCAGGATCTCGGCCCCCCAGTCCAAAGAATTCTATTTAAGACTTATTGAACTGCTTGCGGTGAGCTGCCATGGGCTTGCAGTTGAAATCTTCCAGCTTGGTGAAGTTGCCGAAAAACATAAAATATATGATATCTGGAGAGAATCCCCCAGAGATATGACGAAATGGGATTCATTCCGGGACCCAACGGCTTTTGCGCATGGACCCTATATTGCAGTTGATCAGTATCCGAATGGAGCTGCAGATACTGTAGGATACTGGGCTGAAGCAAGAATATTTGGTGGCGTCGTAGTTTTTGATAGAGGCGAGGATGGCACCGAGGTAGGGCACGAATCCAGTTCGAGCGACGTATTATTAATACAACCGCAGTGTCGACAGATATACTTCCATGGATGCCGCCACAAGGGACCACGAACGATATACCCCCCGACAGACCAGCAATTCGAACAAATTATCCAATTTCTTCTTGACCAAGGTGAAAGTCATGATACTGCCTCGGCCAATCCGTTTCCTATTCTAGCGACACCGCAGAACCGTTGGCGCTGGGATCCGTGGGACGCAATG
This region includes:
- a CDS encoding related to BNR/Asp-box repeat domain protein — protein: MRFQSLLWGGLLSLSAVLAAPTANQEPPTPAKRAVPTSTFSNNVIFSPPSNAGWTDPRVLYARSIQLSDGSLLATWENYSPEPPLVYFPIYRSTDGGVKWTQIGKVQDTVNNWGLRYQPDLYELPRAIGKYPKGTILCTGNSIPTDLSKTKIDVYASTDGGKSWKFASSIASGGEARPNNGLTPVWEPHMMVYQDKLVCYYADQRDPKHGQKLSHQTTTDLVSWSSLVNDVADSNYNARPGMPGITLLPNGQYIFVYETCGTQGCRIFYRLTSNPLNILAAKEYALVSNKGTRPVSSPTVVWSSVGGANGSIIVSAGSQSQIFVNKNLGAENSWVEFATPQPNAYTRGLMIFKENDNFLAIIGGGWLPPSSTNQVSLSVIDLKKTGL
- a CDS encoding related to ADP-ribosylation factor, with translation MENLITYARDFLASIGLMRPSSGTPITSLFSTLPGHHRILLSRLDEAGKSTLLRSHLITNEKDISIVVGMIAHQVEVLRCGNVTFQTIDLGGGRPEPYFRMERSFIRHCDALVWVDDSADHDRLIEAREELFRAVRHQDGLRNDIPVLILANKQDESNARTAEQIKGFYVDDSSSPLVNTPHAVFASSTKTGKGLFEAFEWLSYTVESRMKYDTGISEKVPSYDKEEEATRIIMEGLQSSHKEGISEKGEQQAH
- a CDS encoding ligatin-like protein yields the protein MFKRKPDIRNLAPLRSSDRRKLADQIIRDYQVSIPESGDDASAGTQSQTALRNSLLPESTSSARFITPTEQGTVYIGAHPDQDERVLWFQTGKNPRLIPTVYTLWRNPNLIPLLHTPDFVVEEKLKHGADLMVPGLVKARGTSWDSRASTGAVVAVAGMQNDTVPVWIGTCQIDVRNLPDDVRGQKGAAIKALHWVGDECWSWKQLGSGGIDPPPSLDGWAGLAAGLATQANKLSLEEETQPAESAPAAQDSQAAEAQEGDEAEEEHEPTTKEIDDTFHQAFLFAVHKAKESGSPPHFGLQFPLQPSFIIANMVQPNLRYQNPKYYNIKKTSWKNAKKFIKHLDKELIVKSKDRNGGETVILDIDFDDRQVLSFRPYRLPPPKTTGGDVSTSDVGQASGSSSSAGQKVNIQMVYRVSSKLVPTLVPSKTDFYTSQEISAAIKSYIDQHPELGGQGNSSVKLNPFLANDILGNKPSDEDVSFLAAGRIPRSTLQKRVIEDTHLCQPFHIISHGAPSPDQKPKSGLPPRILITIEKRTGTKVVTKISNLEPFFIDPVVLAPELQKKCAGSASVGQVAGAKPGLMEVVVQGDQRKILAKDILANKGIDAKWVDVVDKTKPKKKK